tataaataggaaaATAGTTCCTTATACGTACCTACGTTAGCAGAAGTAAGAGTGAGATTCAAAAATGAAAGTTCGCTAACCTGACTCCCGGAGGTCaatccaatacattttaaaagtacaGTCAGACATAGATGCCCAGAAGTAGTGATAAATTGTTCCAGGCTCGGTATTGTATAAATCTTAGACGATTTAGTGGTTTCTTCTGGTTGGATCCATCTTCAGTGTTAACATTGACGATAAACACAATCGCAAAGATAAGAGTGATTGAAGATGTGTTTAAAATTTCGTCGAACATAAACTAtgaaatatatctaaatatcattgtaaaatataataaaaacacgcttaatcgttttgtttttttttaattttactggAGGCagacgggcaagaggctcacttgatgttaagtcataccgccgcccatggacactagtACTGCCAGAAGTCTCACAAGCGCCTTTTAAAAATCGTGTTTAGTGTCTGATGTAAAAGTTTTCATTCGAAACAAAGCATCAAAAAACAATCCTTCTATAATATccgtaaaatataaagtattaatgttcttataataatagtatgaATTAACAGTTCATCGTGTTGGCTCAGAAACCACACAGAAATGGTACTGGACCCCAGATCAACATATAAGCTCAATACAAAGCTAAGATTGGTGTCAAAGAATATAATCTACTAGTTACTAGCTGATAGGGGCCACGCCTGTACCTATTTTTCACTGTTATCAAATGGTATCTGATAAAATTCACACGAAACGTTCTAGTGCAAGACAAATTGtactaaataacaaattacttttaagCTAACATGTAATTCTGATAAAGGTCTGCTATActattaaatgtaaacaaaatttggaataatattttttttcgtacATCTTACAGTGTTTCTAACATAACATACTTTTGGACTTCAAAAAGTCTTATTAAGAGTCATAGTTTATTATCCATGTTTTTGgcgtaattaaaatgtttcggACACTTGGGGCCTTAGGCTACATGAATTAGCATCAGCCAATAGAATTAGCACGTTCATAAAATAGGTATAATCAATTAACAGACGCACATCGGTTATGGTACATAaacgaaattattaataattactaattaatgtttatatgaatataattctataattgTTGTGTAATTGATaagtataacatttatttaatgccCCAATATCTGATACCACGACAACattatgttgtatttttttagtatagtatagAGAAAAccttgtataataaattttagacGTCCAGGAATATTCTTTTCATCTGAGTTCGGACTCAGAAAAAGTGTGATATTTACTCGtcttcattataataaataattattttaaagctaGCTAATCCATACGAGGTGGTTACAAAAGAGTAAATGGTTGTTATATTCTGAAAAAACACAAGAATTAAGACCCTTAATTGATCaagcataaaaataaattgcgtAAAGCAAACAGGTGGTCACGTGGATTTATAGAGGAGATTATTACCGGGAGAAaacatgataataatttaggtATGTGTATGTAATAAGTAATGCAAAAAGGGACCAGGTCCAAGAAGAAATGGCTAGTTACATGTATGGTTTCTGAATTTGTTATACGTTTATATTGCATTGAAAAACGATTAGAAAATAGTGAAATTCATACCAGTCACGTCAGCCACTACAAAGGTACCTTGGTTTTATCTCGtttttttacactttatttattgaaggCGCACGATAAAGATAAGTGGCTGTCGACGTATTTATCGCGGCCTATCGCAAAAGAACTCGCACAAGGAAGTTATATTATGCCAattcttttaatgtttaactatgtatgattatgaaaattttattcgattttgttTCCTAGGTgtgatttgtatatttataatgaatttagGTATTTTACAGCATTAAATGACTGTATAACGCATTGCATTAATTCTTTGTTTCATTGTATGGTTAATGATTATTGAAAGTATTGGCCGTTTCCTAGGTtcatatcattttaattaaagtacccAAAAAAATCCAACTTAAATCCATATGCTACCTGTAACAAACGTGCAAgtttacttcaaaaatacaagtccaactttcaattttattttctgtattgCAAGAAGTAAACTTTTGAACAATGCATATTAGTCCGTTCATTAATCAAAAGTTAGCACAAGGGCTCGTCTGCGCCTGCCTTCACCGCCCACCCCTTTTGTCTGCTAATCTATAATATACaagaatatatgtatagatcactatatatatatacattttctttttaggTGTTCCTCAAAATTCttacaatattgttatatgGCAAcacttttacaaataattaatttgacataTAGCTGACACACAACCACCAACAACAATCTGTCATTTTGTAATTTGTGGAAAAGACAACCAGAAACCTGTGGCCGAAAACTTTCGAGTCCAAGTACAAACAttctaagtattttatattttatgatttcgTAAATCTTGTTTATTTTCGCAATGGACGATATTTGTCGTCTTTGTTGCTCCACCAAATTTGTAAACAACTACATATTTGACGAAGAAAAGGCGTTGTTTTCAAAAATGTCCATGTATTTGCCAATAAAGGTATAACTTTAATGCAATCATTTGTCCCTGTTGTATTTTAGCCTaggaatttaatatatttaatataattttaggtgGTCAAAAATGATCCTTTACCGAAGAAAATTTGTGACAAATGTAGCTGCAAAGTCAATGATTTCTATCAGTTTTgtaatgaaacaattgaaGTCGAAAACAGGTAACCTTAgctacataaattattacaatacacATTGTACTTACggtagataatatttaaaattattcgttAAAACAActacctataaataatattaatataaacattatcatgctaatttgtttcaatgtttTATAGTTACTATGGAATTTTAAGTACACTTTTTGAAGTTatggtaataatatttaaataagtttaaattaaaaatatatgaagcaTTTTTTTCTGTAATGTAGAATACATTTGAAACCtctcttaaatatattaaatatggtGTAAAATAACATTCCCCTAcaacaatgtttatttaatgaaacaataccttatttttattccacAACTGGTTTTCAGACTCAGGAAAATGCTATCCCTGCAGTTAGCAATAACTGTACCAAATCCTGTACGAAATACACTAGGGATTAAAACTACTGATTATCTAAAGCATGAACAAAGTACTCAGACAGAAGAAGAATTTCagataaaagttaaaattgaacCACTGCAGTCACCGATTGTTATAAAACAGGAATCGGATTCAAATGATGACAGTTTTGATCACAACGGCTCAGACAGTGATGATAATCTCCTTATAGagattaagaataataaaaatccgaAAGAAGAAAATGAAAGAAATGGCCATGTACAATCTGCACAAAAGAAAAACCATTCTATGTTGCACGCAGAATTCTTTGATATGAATTTGAAGGACAgcattaatttagaaatagtTAAAGATGAATCTGATGACGGATTTGATAATGTGGATTTTGATAAGGAAGTTTATTActgttgtatctgttttgttaaGTGTGAGACAAAAAGTGATATGATTCAACATTACAAGTAAGTTTTGAACTTTTATTTCACAGATAGAAATTCTTTTATgagaataaatatagttatgtTGTTTAGGGATATTGGTACATTTTATCTTACTTCcttgataattttagtatgAACAAGACCACATTAAGaactttacattattttattatttgatttatggaaataaatgaaatagtttaacttatagataataatattatttaattgtagatCTAATcttttgtacatatttatattcatgtgTACATACCAATATGAATAAGTATATAAACTCCTATATACACGTTAACtttgagaataaataaatggttattgctatatcaaaaataataaaatttccagGAGTCATGTTGATCAGACGCAAGATATGAAGCCTCCACCAGCTCCACCATTCCCAGCTGAAGGTAGATGTGAAAGATGTCGGAAAGTAagatatctttatttttttaatttagtaggATATTTATGCATACCTATTTAAATGCCAGTTATCActgataaaactttatttattatttatttgtctatactatttattagtCAGTATTGAACATATAGTAGAGCATAGATTTGATAATTATGATTCTGGGTTTAAGCGCACAGaaggtttttgttattaatgaagCTTGGAAATGTTTTTAACAGTTTTCAAATAACCCTGAATGCCACAAGATAATTGGTGCTCGGTACGGACCTAATAAACCCATATAAAAATCAGATAACCAACcttttaaatagtaaaaggggaaattaaaaaaaaaggaaaaatttgatggtaaaattattttatattgaattgttaGTTATACACCATTTTCAAAATACgagtgtttattaaattactgttgTAAGCACTGTCGAATAATTTGAATTGGGTACCAGTACTGAAGCCACAGATTAGTATTTGATTGTCAGGAATAGCGCAAATAAAACCTCCTTACTGTagataatttctttttaatttttttttttttaattgacgtTAACATCTAAACGCTTGGCCGACCGGCAAAGATCGCTTAAAGTGATATGCCCCTGTCCACAGATAAATCCGAGgcacaggctgatcacccacttgcctCTTAAactgacaaatgatcataaaacagaaacataaatctcaggcccagacctaaaaaggtgttaggatttattttatttttataaatgaatttatgatattttttattgtattgaaaaACGACGTTTTGatggataatttttttttatcaattgttGGGTGATCGTCACTTGAATGtatgttgaattttttaaataaattagttaatatgaataaattttacttcCAGGTGGTGCGAAATCAGAAAGCATGGCGCACACACTGGCAGCGTCATTGGAAACGAGACCGACGACCTTACAGATGTACACTCTGCGAGAAGTCTTTTCAGGGTCATCAGCAAATATTGAAACACGGTAATTACTattaatcatttgttttaataaaagtaaaaacatcTTGAATAAGCCTAATCAAAACACGATCAAGGCAACCCTAGTCACATTATCAATTACCACAGACAACAAACATACTGGCAGAATTTTTCTCTGTCAAAGGCAACCTTATGTGTTTCTTGGTGCACAGGGACTCGAACCCATTACCAAATACTAAGAATTCCAAAGCTTGTCTACAACAGCGTTATTG
This portion of the Pieris brassicae chromosome 6, ilPieBrab1.1, whole genome shotgun sequence genome encodes:
- the LOC123711192 gene encoding zinc finger protein 239-like; protein product: MDDICRLCCSTKFVNNYIFDEEKALFSKMSMYLPIKVVKNDPLPKKICDKCSCKVNDFYQFCNETIEVENRLRKMLSLQLAITVPNPVRNTLGIKTTDYLKHEQSTQTEEEFQIKVKIEPLQSPIVIKQESDSNDDSFDHNGSDSDDNLLIEIKNNKNPKEENERNGHVQSAQKKNHSMLHAEFFDMNLKDSINLEIVKDESDDGFDNVDFDKEVYYCCICFVKCETKSDMIQHYKSHVDQTQDMKPPPAPPFPAEGRCERCRKVVRNQKAWRTHWQRHWKRDRRPYRCTLCEKSFQGHQQILKHGLIHKPEFENPNQQPSKPVKRFVCDLCPEGFVYMRCLLAHRNSTHPEASSRELALRCALCSRSFTHLNSLRRHLRSHTGDRNYLCNVCGKSLTSREHLKFHIRIHTGYKPNVCKTCGKGFVKKCNLTLHERVHSGEKPYVCSHCGKAFSQRSTLVIHERYHSGARPYKCGVCGRGFVAKGLLSMHLKTSCVDLPAPTGREMHSPKVERVDPRLLEH